The Xenopus tropicalis strain Nigerian chromosome 2, UCB_Xtro_10.0, whole genome shotgun sequence genome window below encodes:
- the dhrs13 gene encoding dehydrogenase/reductase SDR family member 13, translated as MVPVMLVVGLGIGAYILIYFNLIRGRQCRSDASLKGKTVIVTGANVGIGKMTALDMAKRGARVILACRVKETGEAAAYDIRKLSGNNQVVFMKLDLASLESVRSFCRAFLSSEPRLDILINNAGLSGFGKTAEGYNIVFGVNHLGHFLLTSLLLDRLKQSTPSRIVVLASYAHEWGKIDFNKISVPSEHVKDTLQSYCDSKLCNVLFARELANRLQGTSVTCYSVHPGTVHTNLARSLPSWIKVLIEPVSWLFLRTPMNGAQTSIYCAVQEGIEMYSGRYFDNCQVRQVKPHARDDAVAKKLWEVSERMTGLAS; from the exons ATGGTACCGGTGATGCTTGTGGTGGGGCTCGGCATTGGGGCATATATACTCATCTATTTCAACTTGATTAGAGGAAGGCAATGCCGGAGCGACGCCAGCCTGAAGGGCAAGACTGTCATAGTGACGG GAGCGAATGTTGGCATTGGGAAAATGACAGCACTGGACATGGCTAAGAGGGGAGCGCGCGTTATCCTGGCGTGTCGGGTCAAAGAgacaggagaggctgctgcctatGACATAAGAAAG CTCTCGGGAAACAATCAGGTGGTTTTCATGAAACTTGATCTGGCCAGCCTAGAGTCAGTCAGGTCCTTCTGCAGAGCATTCCTCAGTAGTGAGCCTCGCCTGGACATACTTATCAACAACGCAG GTCTCAGTGGCTTCGGAAAGACTGCAGAAGGATATAACATTGTATTTGGGGTCAACCACCTTGGACATTTCCTCCTGACTTCCTTGCTTCTGGACCGACTCAAACAGAGCACCCCTAGCCGCATTGTGGTTTTAGCATCCTATGCCCACGAATGGGGAAAGATTGATTTCAATAAGATCAGTGTCCCATCAGAACATGTGAAAGACACACTTCAGTCATACTGTGACAGCAAGCTGTGCAATGTCCTCTTTGCTCGGGAGCTCGCCAACAGATTGCAGGGGACCAGCGTGACTTGTTACTCCGTTCATCCAG GAACTGTACACACAAACCTCGCACGCAGCTTGCCAAGCTGGATAAAAGTACTTATTGAACCAGTTTCTTGGCTCTTTCTCCGTACACCCATGAATGGAGCACAAACCTCCATATACTGTGCTGTACAAGAGGGCATTGAAATGTACAGTGGTCGCTACTTTGACAATTGCCAGGTTAGACAGGTAAAGCCTCACGCTCGGGACGACGCTGTGGCCAAGAAGCTCTGGGAAGTTAGTGAGAGGATGACCGGATTGGCCAGCTGA